A single Orcinus orca chromosome 2, mOrcOrc1.1, whole genome shotgun sequence DNA region contains:
- the VIM gene encoding vimentin isoform X1, translating into MSSRSVSSSSYRRMFGGPGTASRPSSSRSYVTTATRTYSLGSALRPGTSRSLYASSPGGVYATRSAAMRLRSSVPGVRLLQDSVDFSLADAINTEFKNTRTNEKVELQELNDRFANYIDKVRFLEQQNKILLAELEQLKGQGKSRLGDLYEEEMRELRRQVDQLTNDKARVEVERDNLSEDIMRLREKLQEEMLQREEAESTLQSFRQDVDNASLARLDLERKVESLQEEIAFLKKLHDEEIQELQAQIQEQHVQIDMDVSKPDLTAALRDVRQQYESVAAKNLQEAEEWYKSKFADLSEAANRNNDALRQAKQESNEYRRQVQSLTCEVDALKGTNESLERQMREMEENFSVEAANYQDTIGRLQDEIQNMKEEMARHLREYQDLLNVKMALDIEIATYRKLLEGEESRIALPLPNFSSLNLRETNLDSLPLVDTHSKRTLLIKTVETRDGQVINETSQHHDDLE; encoded by the exons ATGTCCAGCAGGTCCGTGTCCTCGTCCTCCTACCGCAGGATGTTCGGCGGCCCCGGCACCGCGAGCCGGCCGAGCTCCAGCCGGAGCTACGTGACCACGGCCACCCGCACCTACAGCCTGGGCAGCGCGCTGCGCCCCGGCACCAGCCGCAGCCTCTACGCCTCGTCCCCGGGCGGCGTGTACGCCACGCGCTCCGCGGCCATGCGCCTGCGGAGCAGCGTGCCCGGCGTGCGCCTGCTGCAGGACTCGGTGGACTTCTCGCTGGCCGACGCCATCAACACCGAGTTCAAGAACACCCGCACCAACGAGAAGGTGGAGCTGCAGGAGCTGAACGACCGCTTCGCCAACTACATCGACAAGGTGCGCTTCCTGGAGCAGCAGAACAAGATCCTGCTGGCCGAGCTCGAGCAGCTCAAGGGCCAGGGCAAGTCGCGCCTGGGGGACCTCTACGAGGAGGAGATGCGAGAGCTGCGCCGGCAGGTGGACCAACTCACCAACGACAAAGCCCGCGTCGAGGTGGAGCGCGACAACCTGTCCGAGGACATCATGCGTCTCCGGGAGAA GTTGCAGGAGGAGATGCTTCAGAGGGAGGAAGCCGAGAGCACCCTGCAGTCTTTCAGACAG gATGTTGACAATGCTTCTTTGGCACGTCTGGACCTGGAGCGTAAAGTGGAATCCTTGCAAGAAGAGATTGCCTTTTTGAAGAAACTACACGATGAG gAAATCCAGGAGCTGCAGGCCCAGATTCAAGAACAGCACGTCCAGATCGATATGGATGTTTCCAAGCCCGACCTCACGGCTGCCCTGCGTGACGTCCGCCAGCAGTACGAGAGCGTGGCCGCCAAGAACCTCCAGGAGGCTGAGGAGTGGTACAAGTCCAAG TTCGCTGACCTCTCCGAGGCTGCTAACCGCAACAACGATGCCCTGCGCCAGGCCAAGCAGGAGTCGAACGAGTACCGTCGGCAGGTGCAGTCCCTCACCTGCGAGGTGGATGCCCTCAAAGGCACC AACGAGTCTCTGGAACGCCAGATGCGTGAAATGGAAGAGAACTTTTCCGTGGAAGCTGCTAACTACCAAGACACTATTGGCCGCCTGCAGGACGAGATTCAGAACATGAAGGAAGAGATGGCTCGTCACCTGCGTGAATACCAAGATCTGCTGAATGTTAAGATGGCTCTCGACATCGAGATTGCCACCTACAGGAAGCtgctggaaggagaggagagcag GATTGCTCTGCCTCTTCCAAACTTTTCTTCCCTGAACCTGAGGG aaACCAATCTGGATTCACTCCCTCTGGTTGACACCCATTCAAAAAGGACACTTCTGATTAAGACGGTTGAAACCAGAGATGGACAG
- the VIM gene encoding vimentin isoform X2 — protein MSSRSVSSSSYRRMFGGPGTASRPSSSRSYVTTATRTYSLGSALRPGTSRSLYASSPGGVYATRSAAMRLRSSVPGVRLLQDSVDFSLADAINTEFKNTRTNEKVELQELNDRFANYIDKVRFLEQQNKILLAELEQLKGQGKSRLGDLYEEEMRELRRQVDQLTNDKARVEVERDNLSEDIMRLREKLQEEMLQREEAESTLQSFRQDVDNASLARLDLERKVESLQEEIAFLKKLHDEEIQELQAQIQEQHVQIDMDVSKPDLTAALRDVRQQYESVAAKNLQEAEEWYKSKFADLSEAANRNNDALRQAKQESNEYRRQVQSLTCEVDALKGTNESLERQMREMEENFSVEAANYQDTIGRLQDEIQNMKEEMARHLREYQDLLNVKMALDIEIATYRKLLEGEESRNQSGFTPSG, from the exons ATGTCCAGCAGGTCCGTGTCCTCGTCCTCCTACCGCAGGATGTTCGGCGGCCCCGGCACCGCGAGCCGGCCGAGCTCCAGCCGGAGCTACGTGACCACGGCCACCCGCACCTACAGCCTGGGCAGCGCGCTGCGCCCCGGCACCAGCCGCAGCCTCTACGCCTCGTCCCCGGGCGGCGTGTACGCCACGCGCTCCGCGGCCATGCGCCTGCGGAGCAGCGTGCCCGGCGTGCGCCTGCTGCAGGACTCGGTGGACTTCTCGCTGGCCGACGCCATCAACACCGAGTTCAAGAACACCCGCACCAACGAGAAGGTGGAGCTGCAGGAGCTGAACGACCGCTTCGCCAACTACATCGACAAGGTGCGCTTCCTGGAGCAGCAGAACAAGATCCTGCTGGCCGAGCTCGAGCAGCTCAAGGGCCAGGGCAAGTCGCGCCTGGGGGACCTCTACGAGGAGGAGATGCGAGAGCTGCGCCGGCAGGTGGACCAACTCACCAACGACAAAGCCCGCGTCGAGGTGGAGCGCGACAACCTGTCCGAGGACATCATGCGTCTCCGGGAGAA GTTGCAGGAGGAGATGCTTCAGAGGGAGGAAGCCGAGAGCACCCTGCAGTCTTTCAGACAG gATGTTGACAATGCTTCTTTGGCACGTCTGGACCTGGAGCGTAAAGTGGAATCCTTGCAAGAAGAGATTGCCTTTTTGAAGAAACTACACGATGAG gAAATCCAGGAGCTGCAGGCCCAGATTCAAGAACAGCACGTCCAGATCGATATGGATGTTTCCAAGCCCGACCTCACGGCTGCCCTGCGTGACGTCCGCCAGCAGTACGAGAGCGTGGCCGCCAAGAACCTCCAGGAGGCTGAGGAGTGGTACAAGTCCAAG TTCGCTGACCTCTCCGAGGCTGCTAACCGCAACAACGATGCCCTGCGCCAGGCCAAGCAGGAGTCGAACGAGTACCGTCGGCAGGTGCAGTCCCTCACCTGCGAGGTGGATGCCCTCAAAGGCACC AACGAGTCTCTGGAACGCCAGATGCGTGAAATGGAAGAGAACTTTTCCGTGGAAGCTGCTAACTACCAAGACACTATTGGCCGCCTGCAGGACGAGATTCAGAACATGAAGGAAGAGATGGCTCGTCACCTGCGTGAATACCAAGATCTGCTGAATGTTAAGATGGCTCTCGACATCGAGATTGCCACCTACAGGAAGCtgctggaaggagaggagagcag aaACCAATCTGGATTCACTCCCTCTGGTTGA